From a region of the Pseudomonadaceae bacterium SI-3 genome:
- a CDS encoding MFS transporter, whose product MLLLFSNSQVLRLFIAQALFWSCSMTGIILTSIVGLHLAPVADLATLPLALLMLGGLLALQPIAWLMQRRGRTLGFLVGTLAGVLGGLTSALSLWLDSFTLLCLGALPIGAYQTSAMYYRFAAMEAVSEALRGRATGCVIGGGVVAALAAPSLGDAARGLVSVPFAGAYLMIAALAAVGFFVLAGLKSSQASAPVPAASSAVSWRDLLARPVVRAAVLTTAAGHGLMILVMNATPLAMHGEGMNLQVSGQVIQWHMLGMFLPAFIAGPLVDRLGSRMVACLGGGLLIASALVALLGVSHLHFLISSCLLGIGWNLMLVAGTTQLGQGHGPQERARAQGLMELCNGSVAAVMSFASGALIAQAGWAAVNIGMLPIVALVLLVQLAEAYRQRQPA is encoded by the coding sequence ATGCTTCTACTGTTCAGCAACAGCCAGGTACTGCGCCTGTTCATCGCCCAGGCGCTGTTCTGGTCATGCTCGATGACCGGCATCATCCTGACCTCCATTGTCGGCTTGCATCTGGCACCCGTTGCAGACCTGGCGACCCTGCCGCTTGCATTGCTGATGCTTGGCGGCCTGCTCGCTCTGCAGCCTATTGCGTGGTTGATGCAGCGCCGCGGCCGCACGTTAGGCTTTCTCGTTGGTACCTTGGCCGGCGTGCTCGGCGGTCTGACAAGCGCACTGTCGCTCTGGCTGGACAGCTTCACCCTGCTCTGCCTCGGCGCACTGCCCATCGGCGCTTATCAGACGTCAGCAATGTATTACCGCTTTGCCGCCATGGAGGCGGTGAGTGAAGCCTTAAGAGGCCGAGCCACAGGATGTGTGATCGGCGGTGGCGTGGTCGCTGCGCTGGCTGCACCCTCCCTTGGCGACGCCGCACGCGGCCTGGTCTCCGTGCCCTTTGCCGGCGCCTATCTGATGATCGCCGCACTGGCAGCGGTGGGATTCTTCGTCCTGGCAGGATTAAAGAGCAGCCAGGCTAGCGCACCCGTACCGGCAGCCTCCTCCGCAGTGTCCTGGCGCGACCTTCTTGCCCGGCCAGTGGTGAGGGCTGCCGTGCTGACCACCGCTGCTGGGCACGGGCTGATGATTCTTGTGATGAACGCAACGCCCCTGGCAATGCACGGCGAAGGCATGAACCTGCAGGTTAGCGGCCAGGTGATCCAGTGGCACATGCTGGGCATGTTCCTGCCGGCGTTCATCGCCGGGCCGCTGGTGGACAGGCTGGGTAGCAGGATGGTGGCCTGCCTGGGCGGCGGATTGCTTATCGCGAGCGCGCTGGTCGCTCTGCTCGGTGTCAGCCATCTGCATTTTCTGATCAGCAGTTGCCTGCTCGGTATCGGCTGGAATCTGATGCTGGTGGCCGGCACCACGCAGCTGGGGCAGGGCCACGGGCCGCAGGAACGAGCGCGGGCACAGGGCTTGATGGAACTCTGCAACGGCAGTGTCGCCGCCGTAATGTCATTCGCCTCGGGTGCATTGATTGCGCAGGCGGGGTGGGCCGCGGTGAACATCGGCATGCTGCCGATCGTCGCGCTGGTACTGCTGGTGCAGCTCGCCGAGGCCTATCGGCAACGGCAGCCAGCGTGA
- a CDS encoding pyrimidine utilization regulatory protein R has protein sequence MTNQTPVPPRRRLTASKTAKIKGSAREPSASAVDRRSRMIESKRETVIDAALGLFSRFGLYGTSLDQIATAADVSKTNLLYYFDSKEELYVSVLRQLLEVWLQPLQAFAADQDPIEAIKGYLRVKLELSRDYPAESRLFCMEVMQGAPLMLAELEQPLRELVESKVAVIQGWIDAGKLAPVEPRHLIFSLWATTQHYADFRVQIEAVTGKTLDDPVFFEAALTSLQALILDGIRPRS, from the coding sequence GTGACAAACCAGACCCCCGTACCACCACGCCGACGCCTGACCGCCAGCAAGACCGCCAAGATAAAAGGCTCGGCACGCGAGCCCAGTGCCAGCGCAGTCGACCGCCGTTCACGCATGATCGAAAGCAAGCGAGAAACCGTCATCGATGCCGCACTCGGCCTTTTCTCCCGCTTTGGCTTGTATGGCACCAGCCTCGATCAGATTGCCACCGCGGCCGACGTCTCCAAGACCAATCTGCTGTATTACTTCGACAGCAAAGAAGAGCTCTATGTCAGCGTCTTGCGGCAGTTGCTGGAAGTCTGGCTGCAGCCCTTGCAAGCGTTCGCTGCGGACCAGGACCCGATCGAAGCGATAAAGGGCTACCTGCGCGTCAAGCTGGAGCTTTCCCGCGATTATCCTGCCGAGTCGCGGTTGTTCTGCATGGAAGTCATGCAGGGCGCGCCGCTGATGCTTGCCGAGTTGGAACAGCCTTTGCGCGAGCTCGTCGAGAGCAAGGTCGCGGTCATCCAGGGCTGGATAGACGCCGGGAAACTGGCCCCGGTTGAGCCCCGTCACCTGATCTTCTCGCTGTGGGCCACGACGCAGCACTACGCCGACTTCCGCGTGCAGATCGAGGCAGTTACAGGCAAGACGTTGGACGATCCGGTGTTTTTTGAGGCGGCGCTGACGAGCTTGCAAGCGCTGATACTCGATGGGATTCGGCCGCGCAGCTAG
- the dksA gene encoding RNA polymerase-binding protein DksA yields MTEAELLALPADAYMNEAQQSFFRDLLLRQRTELQARIAEEFQLLRHYEPSSDPSDIGTTEEQRQWQLRLLEREKKLLDKIDDSLDSLARGDYGWCDETGEPIGLKRLLLRPTTTLSIEAKERQEEREKHQRTA; encoded by the coding sequence ATGACCGAAGCCGAACTCCTCGCCCTTCCTGCCGACGCCTATATGAACGAGGCCCAGCAAAGTTTCTTTCGTGACTTGCTGCTGCGCCAACGCACGGAGCTGCAGGCGCGCATCGCCGAAGAATTTCAGCTGCTGCGCCACTACGAGCCCAGTAGCGACCCGTCCGACATCGGCACCACTGAAGAACAGCGCCAGTGGCAGCTGCGGCTGCTGGAAAGGGAAAAGAAGCTGCTCGACAAGATCGACGACTCCCTCGATAGCCTGGCCCGGGGCGACTACGGCTGGTGCGATGAAACCGGCGAGCCCATTGGCCTGAAACGCCTGCTGCTGCGCCCCACTACGACGCTGAGCATCGAAGCCAAAGAGCGCCAGGAAGAGCGCGAAAAACACCAACGAACCGCCTGA